The Populus alba chromosome 13, ASM523922v2, whole genome shotgun sequence genome contains the following window.
TGACTTTCTACCTCATCTTTTTAGTCATTGAAATCTAGATTAATAAATGACATGTcgcatatatattttaataaaaataagaaaaagaataatGGAGGGTCAAATACTCAAATGCAGAAGCCTTGTAGGCTCATGAGCTCAAAGCCTTCTCTATTTTGAGCTACAAGCAGCCCATCCAGATCTAGATGcatgagtgttttttttatgaggtttttttttttaaaaaaaaatttaattaatttttttaaaataaaataatttaaattatatttaagatattattttattaaatactatttgattttaaaattatttttgaataagattgaaatattttttataatatagcaAGCTCTTTGTATAGCtcttaatgatatttaaaaaaaaaaaggtttagtaaaaattaattaaaataaataaaataaaattatatttgagatattttttggTATAATCTTATTTGACAtttatcatctttttatttttattagcataTGTACACAAATAAgtctaatataaaatttatttaatattataataatattgcttttcaatttagaaatgaatcaaaataattatttaaaaattttaatttttcatatcatcaaattaaaataatttaaaataaaaattttaattttttataataaccacAAAAATAAACTGGCCTTAATCCAATCCAcaccaaaccgaaccaaattCTTTCTCCCAGTGATTAGTTTTACCAAATCaactttgttttaaataaaataaaagaaaacaaaaacaaaaaccaacctTGAAGACATAAACATAGTACCAAACGAAACACAACACCATCATCCACTCATCCATCCGAAAGAACATGAAGACGACGCGATCATCCTTAATCCTCATATTATCCATAATAATATCGGCAACAGAATCAACAAGAGCTGACAAAATAAATACAGTGTTAGAGCTAGACGAATCGAATTTCGATTCTACTATTGCTGCTTACGACTATGTCTTCGTCGATTTCTACGCCCCTTGGTGCACCCACTGCAAGCACCTCGCTCCCGAGGTTCCTCCTCCTTTCTCTTGTTCTTATAGCTTTTACTGAACTTAATGCCAAGCTCATACTTTCTTGATAAGATCTGGAGAAAAATTTAGACAATTTTTATTGGATCTCATCTCAGTTTTTATGTATTGATTACTGTGATGCTATGATTAATGACGTGATTGTAaagatcataatattttttttcttttaatttgagattacagtttgctagtgtttttttttccgtgATCTTTTAACTGAAATTATTCATAATTCAGAAACCTAagtctcattttttttgtttaggtttTTAAATAGGCAGCCTTTTGAGATATAGATTTATGGATATTGTTCGAGTTGaagaaatttagtttttgttattcAGTCAGAGCAATGCATAGTGTGATTATTCGTtacagtatattttttaattaattattttttatttttcagttagaTGTGGCTGCTCCAATTCTCGCTGAATTGAAGAAACCTATAGTCATAGCGAAAGTGAATGCCGACAAGTATACCCGTCTCGCTAGGAAACATGAAGTCGAGTAAGTAGCTactacctcttttttttttttttgtgctaatTTATTTTCACTTGGATCTCAACCTTGATTTTGTATTTCTATGATACTGTGATTAGATAATGAATTTGTGTTGCATGATCTCAAGTACTTGTCTTTGCTGCAGTGGATATCCGACCCTCAAGATCTATATGCATGGTGTTCCGACAGAATATTATGGACCAAGGAAAGCAGAATTACTCGTTCGTTTTCTGAGGAAATTTGTGGCTCCTGATGTTGTTGTCCTTAATTCCGACTCAGCTATAAGAGAGTTTGTTGAAGAAGCTGGGACACATTTTCCTATATTTATAGGTTTCGGTTTAAATGAGACTTTGATATCAAATCTAGCCATAAAGTATAAGAAGAAGGCTTGGTTTTCTGTAGCAAGTGATTTCTCAGAGGATGTAATGGTACAATATGATTTTGACAAGATTCCAACTGTGGTATCTATTCATCCAAGTTACAATGATCATAGCATCTTTTATGGGCCCTTTGAAGGTTTGCTTTCATCCCATTACCAAGAAATTAGtgttaatttatgtatttttgtcTGTTCGAAGACGTTATTTTCAGTTTTCTCTAAGAACTTTAACTGTTTGCATTTGCTTATTTGATGATGTCCTGATAGACATCTCGTGTTGTTGACTATATGGTGTTTTGTCTAGATACCCTTTGCTTCAACAGAATGGCactaaagaataaaaacaattctGACAATGATAACAAAAGGAATAACACTCTGTTATGTTCTGTGTGCTTCATTTGTGTCTGTTGTCATCGCATTGTGCATGATGTCCATGGTAGAATTTGCATAACATAAGGGATAACCACTGTGTTACAAATTTGTTGCTCTATTACTGATAAAGACTGGTATAGCATTAATTAGTTTCAAACTTTGATAGATACATCAGGCTTGTGTAGATGAAGATGTTTGAGTAGAACAACTAAGGAAATACTACCTGAACGATAATTTCATAATATgataaattttgtcattttacaGTTTATATGTCACAAACAAGGAGGGCATCCTCATTGAGAACTCAAACTGTAGAATACTGAATATGTAGCTAAGAGATTTGTGTTGGGGGCTACTATTCATTCTGAGTTTAGGTCAAATATGACATGGAAAATTTTAAGCTAGCTTATGGAGGACCTGTGCATTACCCTTGTCAACGGAATTGGTTATTTATCACTCTAAATGGACCTCAGTGTGGTATATTTTAACAACCTATCAGTTACCTTGACCAAGTCTGATTGATGGAACCTAGACAGCAGGTGCTTGCTTGTTCAGATTCTTGCTCTatgttttttctctctgtttcttctGTTTTGGCATAGATATCTCCCATTATTTCCTTGTAGTTTTcccttgtttgtttctttttacttttttccaTGTTGGGTTACTTCCTTTTTGCTGCATTCCATAATTATAAGTTGTAACTTGCCTTTCTGTTAAAACCTGCAGAGGAATTTTTGGAggaattcataaaacaaaattttcttcctTTGGCTGTGCCCATAAACTATGATACACTGAAGGTACTGAAAGATGATCAGAGGAAAATTGTCCTGACCATCTTGGAGGATGAGTCTGAAGAGAAATCGCAAAAGTTGATCAAGACATTGAAGGCTGCTGCATCAGCAAATCGCAATTTGGTATTTGGATATGTTGGGGTTAAACAATGGGCGGAATTTGCGGAGACATTTGGTGCCAAGGGGACAAAACTACCAAAAATGATTGTTTGGGATGGAGGCGAGGAGTATCTTTCAGTAAGTATTACTGCTGCAATACCATAGTCAAATACCATGTTTTTAAATCACTAGGAAAATTTAATTCCCATTAATTTCATAGTTTACGAGGAGAAATAATGCAtgcactaattttatttttaatactttgcaGGTTATTGGTTCAGAAAGCATTGAAGAGGAGGACCAGGGGTCTCAAATCTCACAATTCCTTGCAGGATATAGAGAAGGGAAAACAGAGCGGAATAGAATTAGTGGTCCATCACTGTTGGGCTATCTCCATTCACTGATTGGAATTAGAACCGTGTACATAATTGTGTTTTTGGTCGCAATGCTAATACTGATCCGACATATTAGCAAAGAGGAACCTCTAACGGTTGGTACCGGAGACCAAGTTGAACACGCGACAAGCTCTGAAGCGGAAAGCTCAGAGTATAGACCCGGGGATAAGCAAGACTAGAGTCAGTCTTCTGCGGGGGGTTAGTGCAAGTGCTAGGATGAATCACGACAGTTCTACTGTAGGGAAAGCAACCAGTTACTCCCAGGTTATTCTGGATCTCCTAGATTTGATAGAGAATGATCTCttccatgaattttttttgagtaCCAGTGTTCATCAGCTTTTGCACACGGTAGCCAATTTGATGATTTGTGCTTTTGGTATAAaagaactttttatttatttttcatgatgatAGCCTACGCTCTGAATTTGTTTAACTATGTTATTGTCACACAAAGTCAAGCACACAAGTTACCACCTCAGTACTGGTGGCCATAGGGGTGACCACTGGTTCGGAAAGTTCCGATCCTGTTTCGTGCAGCACATCACCCCCCGATCAATTTGTACTTGCTTAATCTTTGCAATAAATCGGCATTCTATGAGTGCTTGAAAATGAGTGAAAATAGTATGGAAatcttaacaaatttaaaataataatcaataaagaTAACATAATAGCGATGTTCATAACAGGGAAAGGTCGGAGAAGCTCTCATGCGTCAGTGAAAATGAGACTCGGAGGACCGGTACTGGAATGATTTGTAGATACTAATGGCAAATAAGAAGATTTTCCATCACATTACAATTACAGTTACATTACAACTATAAACTAAAAGCAAAtccatttttattgtttattgttgTACCCTCCCTCACAAACCATTATAGCTGtgaactttttttcatttcagtcaTCAATATTTATTTCCTTGCTATTTTATCCTTGCAAGTTATGTTAGTATCGTTTTATGTGTTGAGATCTATATCCCTTTGCTCACTCTCCAATTGCAAAATGTCTGAGAATATTCtagtgttaaattaaaaatcaatattatgaattttaagttatagttcaatgtttttttttttgaaaaaaccgagatgaaaattaacagaaaaaagCCTCTTTTACTCTCATAGTTCAAAAAGGTGAAAAAcacttcaatttgacccctaaagtttcattttttttgcatatttaccCTTGTCTTAGAATTGTACCTTTTGATCttcaactttatttatttttttatttttttctctaaatattGAGAAATGAGAGATGAAGTGGTCGAAAAGGAGATGAGAGAGAGTTTGGTCACCCACAAAAAGCAATTTGTTTTAAAGAGAAGttcaataaatgttttttttttctcttagaatATGCTGAAATAAGTAGATTTGTGTCTATGTAGTTTTATAAATcctataagattttttttgtgttttataatgattaaatggtgttttacaattaaaaataagtttattaaggttttttagATATTCTCAaagtatatttaaataaaaacaagttggaaattagatttttaaaacctaaaaaatagatcataatttttttgattaccTTCAATAACTTCTCATTtgtactatcttttttttaaaaaaaaaaaaaaaatagaagatctattgtttgtcttctttttttttcacaagaaaaaacaaaacaaaaaagataactaGGTGTGactaggctttttttttttcttctagacTAGGTGCATGAGCTTGCCTTTCTAGGCCCAGCAACACATGGCCTGCTGTTTAGAAGGGAATTACTTGCCCaccaccttttattttcttcttttagttatttttttaatgttttttttaaatttcatcaaataaatataaaaatgatatttacaAAATTTTCGAAACATTTGCTCAAAAAtatttagtgaaaaaaaaatatattttataattttttttatataattttctcaaattaatcattctcttaattttttttgttatagccacgtaaaaaaaaaaataaaaacatgcatttttattttaattattagaattGTTATTACTTCATTTTTATTACGATTTAGCTTTTGGAtgttgaagaaagaaaaagaaagttaccaaaaaatagagggaaaataaaaagtatttggtTGCTAATATTCTAGCAACAAAAAACTCATTTCAGGTCTCAATTGGTTTATCTTAGAGATGGGAGTTTAATGGAGTTGATTTTAACCTTCAACATATGttagaaaaaatagattagagcatattaatatttttttatatatagtttgattttttatttttgaaatcattaTAATGTGTTTTGGGGTTTAAAAGGTTTCATTGagattattataatgttttttgggGTGCAtttgaaaacaagttgaaatttaaattttaagttaggTGATGCCAATCaatgttttatcttttgtaagtttcaatta
Protein-coding sequences here:
- the LOC118035498 gene encoding protein disulfide-isomerase 5-2, with protein sequence MKTTRSSLILILSIIISATESTRADKINTVLELDESNFDSTIAAYDYVFVDFYAPWCTHCKHLAPELDVAAPILAELKKPIVIAKVNADKYTRLARKHEVDGYPTLKIYMHGVPTEYYGPRKAELLVRFLRKFVAPDVVVLNSDSAIREFVEEAGTHFPIFIGFGLNETLISNLAIKYKKKAWFSVASDFSEDVMVQYDFDKIPTVVSIHPSYNDHSIFYGPFEEEFLEEFIKQNFLPLAVPINYDTLKVLKDDQRKIVLTILEDESEEKSQKLIKTLKAAASANRNLVFGYVGVKQWAEFAETFGAKGTKLPKMIVWDGGEEYLSVIGSESIEEEDQGSQISQFLAGYREGKTERNRISGPSLLGYLHSLIGIRTVYIIVFLVAMLILIRHISKEEPLTVGTGDQVEHATSSEAESSEYRPGDKQD